A window of Sus scrofa isolate TJ Tabasco breed Duroc unplaced genomic scaffold, Sscrofa11.1 Contig324, whole genome shotgun sequence contains these coding sequences:
- the LOC106509328 gene encoding uncharacterized protein LOC106509328 isoform X3, whose amino-acid sequence MSLCLMLTFFLKFHSAVLQPHPAELVSASGAQRGADRRARGMKDCDDSGIFLHWKCCGALRRREEFCVATLKKSCGYVPSLRSEVMRTHQASTSRVIKKLSAIPDCWARGSPFKAKGQQVRRPLESPSHLAEPRPVSSLSALLSHELSHHLSGTKGLSLPESRVFLKLHEGGVMGGLGCQRPCSCPEAQAAHPPWTPDSPCISAISLCHVLNSGKQCVLIILHNIGLVTSESGPLI is encoded by the exons atgtctctgtgtcttatgttaacttttttcctcaaGTTCCACAGcgccgttcttcagccccatcctgctgagctggtctcagcaagtGGCGCCCAACGTGGGGCAGACAGGCGGGCACGAGGAATGAAGGACTGCGACGACAGCGGAATTTTTCTTCACTGGAagtgctgtggagccctgagaagaagggaggaattttgcGTGGCCACGCTAAAGAAATCCTGCGGATACGTTCCCTCTCTCAG GAGTGAGGTGATGAGGACTCATCAAGCCTCCACTTCCAGGGTTATAAAGAAATTGAGCGCTATCCCTGATTGCTGGGCTCGTGGATCTCCATTTAAGGCCAAAGGGCAGCAGGTGAGGCGGCCTTTAGAGTCTCCTTCCCACTTGGCCGAGCCCAGACCTGTGTCTTCACTTTCAGCTCTGCTGTCCCATGAGCTTTCTCATCACCTCAGTGGCACAAAAGGGCTGAGCCTGCCGGAGTCAAG AGTGTTCCTAAAACTCCACGAAGGTGGCGTGATGGGAGGCCTGGGATGCCAGAGGCCATGTTCCTGTCCAGAAGCTCAGGCAGCACATCCACCCTGGACTCCGGATTCACCCTGCATCTCCGCCATCTCCCTCTGTCATGTCTTGAACTCAGGAAAACAATGTGTACTGATCATTCTCCACAATATAGGCCTGGTCACATCAGAATCAGGGCCTCTAATTTAG